A region of Microbacterium suwonense DNA encodes the following proteins:
- the fbaA gene encoding class II fructose-bisphosphate aldolase translates to MPVATPEQYAEMLDRAKAGGFAYPAFNVSSSQTINSVLQGLTEAGSDGIIQVTTGGADYFAGHTVKARATGALAFARYATEVAKNYPVTVALHTDHCPKDALAGFVEPLIAASEEEVKAGRNPIFQSHMWDGSAVPLAENIQIASELLPRMKAINAILEVEIGVVGGEEDGVRHEGSNDALYTTFADVDQAVQALGMGEQGRYIAALTFGNVHGVYKPGGVKLRPELLGEIQAQVAEKYGTGKNPLDLVFHGGSGSSDAEIATAVANGVIKMNVDTDTQYAYTRAIADYMFKNYDGVLKVDGEVGNKKQYDPRAWGKIAETAMAARVVESTRQLGSHGQSKS, encoded by the coding sequence ATGCCCGTCGCCACACCGGAACAGTACGCAGAGATGCTCGACCGCGCGAAAGCCGGCGGCTTCGCGTACCCCGCCTTCAACGTCTCCAGCTCGCAGACGATCAACTCCGTACTGCAGGGCCTGACCGAGGCCGGCTCGGACGGCATCATCCAGGTGACCACCGGCGGTGCCGACTACTTCGCCGGCCACACGGTGAAGGCTCGCGCGACCGGCGCCCTCGCCTTCGCCCGCTACGCGACCGAGGTCGCGAAGAACTACCCGGTCACCGTCGCGCTGCACACCGACCACTGCCCGAAGGATGCTCTCGCCGGCTTCGTCGAGCCGCTCATCGCGGCATCCGAGGAAGAGGTCAAGGCCGGCCGCAACCCGATCTTCCAGTCCCACATGTGGGACGGCTCGGCGGTTCCCCTGGCCGAGAACATCCAGATCGCCAGCGAGCTCCTCCCCCGTATGAAGGCCATCAACGCCATCCTCGAGGTGGAGATCGGCGTCGTCGGCGGCGAAGAGGACGGCGTGCGCCACGAGGGCTCGAACGACGCCCTCTACACCACCTTCGCCGACGTCGACCAGGCCGTGCAGGCACTGGGCATGGGCGAGCAGGGCCGCTACATCGCCGCGCTCACCTTCGGCAACGTGCACGGGGTGTACAAGCCGGGCGGCGTCAAGCTGCGCCCCGAGCTGCTGGGCGAGATCCAGGCGCAGGTGGCCGAGAAGTACGGCACCGGCAAGAACCCGCTCGACCTGGTCTTCCACGGCGGCTCCGGTTCATCGGATGCCGAGATCGCCACGGCCGTCGCCAACGGCGTGATCAAGATGAACGTCGACACCGACACCCAGTACGCCTACACTCGTGCGATCGCCGACTACATGTTCAAGAACTACGACGGCGTGCTGAAGGTGGACGGCGAGGTCGGCAACAAGAAACAGTACGACCCGCGCGCCTGGGGCAAGATCGCCGAGACCGCGATGGCAGCCCGCGTGGTCGAGTCGACCCGCCAGCTCGGCTCGCACGGCCAGTCCAAGAGCTGA
- the glpX gene encoding class II fructose-bisphosphatase — protein MVSLTADLSPLRPDRNLAMELVRATEAAAIRAVPFIGRGAKEAADGAAVDAMRAFLGTVDFQGRVVIGEGEKDNAPMLFNGEEVGTGRGPECDIAVDPIDGTSLTAAGRQNALSVLAVSDRGSMLDASSVFYMDKLVTGPAGVGVVDIRLPIGENIRRLAKALDKPVDEMVISVLHRPRHEQLIQEIRDAGAGTRLMSDGDVAGGINAARHGARTDMCVGIGGSPEGIVTACAIKALGGHIQGILWPRDDEERQRGIDAGLEMDKVYEADDLVEGNNTIFVATGVTDGQLVRGVRREGKYLYTESIVLRSASGTLRRIVSDHLVSKWL, from the coding sequence ATGGTGAGCCTTACAGCCGATCTCAGCCCGCTCCGTCCCGACCGCAACCTGGCAATGGAGCTGGTGCGAGCCACGGAGGCGGCTGCGATCCGCGCGGTTCCGTTCATCGGGCGAGGAGCCAAGGAGGCGGCCGACGGTGCGGCCGTCGATGCGATGCGTGCCTTCCTCGGCACGGTCGACTTCCAGGGCCGCGTGGTGATCGGCGAGGGTGAGAAGGACAACGCGCCCATGCTGTTCAACGGCGAGGAGGTCGGCACCGGGCGCGGCCCGGAGTGCGACATCGCGGTCGACCCGATCGACGGCACCTCGCTGACGGCTGCCGGCAGGCAGAACGCTCTCTCCGTGCTCGCCGTCTCGGACCGCGGCTCGATGCTCGACGCCTCCAGTGTCTTCTATATGGACAAGCTCGTCACCGGCCCCGCGGGCGTCGGCGTGGTCGACATCCGACTGCCCATCGGCGAGAACATCCGTCGTCTGGCAAAAGCGCTCGACAAACCCGTCGACGAGATGGTCATCTCGGTGCTGCACCGCCCGCGACACGAGCAGCTGATCCAGGAGATCCGGGATGCCGGGGCCGGCACCCGACTGATGAGCGACGGTGATGTCGCCGGCGGCATCAATGCGGCGCGCCACGGGGCGCGTACCGACATGTGCGTGGGCATCGGCGGCAGTCCCGAGGGCATCGTCACCGCTTGTGCGATCAAGGCGCTCGGCGGTCACATCCAGGGAATCCTGTGGCCGCGTGACGACGAGGAGCGTCAGCGCGGCATCGATGCGGGCCTGGAGATGGACAAGGTGTACGAAGCCGATGACCTCGTCGAGGGCAACAACACCATCTTCGTGGCCACCGGGGTCACCGACGGTCAGCTCGTGCGCGGGGTGCGGCGCGAGGGCAAGTACCTCTATACCGAGAGCATCGTGCTGCGCAGCGCCTCGGGAACGCTGCGCCGGATCGTGTCGGATCACCTCGTCTCGAAGTGGCTCTGA